A window of the Rhizobium viscosum genome harbors these coding sequences:
- a CDS encoding HdeD family acid-resistance protein — protein MVVAKSNGSNEVSRVSHDTAPTSVRVVLGGVMLLAGLVVLTDVAFASVVTPGFIGAAAILVGTFEIVHALWARRWGALSWQTLLGFLYIALGLMLSDVVGSRAMEVLTNVVARSLRTQELLQSYMIGLLFIFSGIVRILVSIRHWREAGWTMMLSGAFGAGAGLVILADFPWMGLWILAILLGIDFLVHGVAWLRFSYFHRPESAPNDSASPSA, from the coding sequence ATGGTCGTGGCGAAGAGCAACGGAAGTAACGAGGTATCCAGGGTATCTCACGACACCGCTCCGACGTCAGTTCGCGTAGTGCTGGGCGGCGTTATGCTTCTGGCCGGATTGGTCGTCCTGACGGATGTGGCGTTTGCATCGGTCGTTACCCCGGGCTTTATTGGAGCCGCTGCGATCCTGGTCGGCACATTCGAAATTGTCCACGCCTTGTGGGCGAGAAGATGGGGCGCACTGTCATGGCAGACGCTGTTAGGATTTCTATACATCGCCCTTGGATTGATGCTCTCTGATGTCGTCGGCTCGCGAGCAATGGAGGTTCTGACAAACGTCGTAGCCCGGTCCCTACGTACGCAAGAGTTGTTGCAAAGCTACATGATCGGCCTGCTGTTCATCTTCTCGGGCATCGTCAGGATCCTCGTCAGTATACGCCACTGGCGTGAAGCGGGATGGACCATGATGTTGTCGGGCGCCTTCGGCGCCGGCGCAGGTCTCGTCATCCTGGCCGACTTCCCATGGATGGGTCTTTGGATCCTCGCGATCTTGCTTGGAATAGATTTCCTCGTGCATGGCGTCGCGTGGCTGAGATTCTCTTATTTCCATCGCCCTGAGTCGGCTCCAAACGATTCAGCATCACCTTCCGCGTAA
- a CDS encoding NUDIX hydrolase — protein sequence MTLTAAHLADLAEHAASIFDGKCVEQFAALCLRTAASGERLALLITSRETKRWVIPKGWPIKGLLPHEVAEREAWEEAGVKGKAAEQSFGTYTYLKKLDDGTEIPAFVEVHVLEVRCTKNKFPERHERTVAWVTLVEAVGMVSEPELQGLFRKLAALSVG from the coding sequence ATGACGCTGACCGCCGCACATCTAGCAGACCTCGCAGAACACGCAGCATCAATCTTCGACGGCAAATGCGTCGAGCAGTTCGCCGCCTTGTGCCTTCGAACAGCGGCGTCCGGTGAGCGTCTGGCCTTGCTCATCACGAGCCGGGAGACGAAACGGTGGGTCATCCCCAAGGGCTGGCCGATCAAAGGCCTGCTGCCCCACGAAGTCGCCGAGCGGGAGGCCTGGGAAGAAGCTGGCGTCAAAGGAAAAGCAGCGGAGCAGTCCTTCGGAACCTACACGTACCTGAAGAAACTTGACGATGGCACGGAAATTCCGGCCTTCGTCGAAGTGCACGTCCTTGAGGTCCGTTGCACAAAGAACAAGTTTCCGGAGCGGCATGAGCGGACGGTGGCCTGGGTCACGCTTGTTGAAGCAGTCGGTATGGTGAGCGAACCCGAACTGCAGGGACTGTTTAGAAAGTTAGCCGCCCTCAGCGTCGGATGA
- a CDS encoding response regulator gives MMTQKAEEGKALRGMKILVVDDEFLIAVAIEESLKEAGADTVTASTSPTALKIVAEEPLAAAVLDVRLGRQTSEEVADMLATRAVPFLFYSGQPLPENIRAKHNAVQVLTKPINHDALIRAILRFACG, from the coding sequence ATGATGACGCAGAAAGCTGAGGAGGGAAAAGCTCTGCGGGGGATGAAAATTCTGGTGGTAGACGACGAGTTTCTGATCGCTGTAGCGATCGAGGAGTCACTAAAGGAGGCAGGCGCAGACACAGTGACTGCTTCAACGTCACCGACCGCTTTGAAGATTGTCGCTGAGGAACCGTTGGCGGCGGCGGTACTGGACGTCCGCCTGGGACGCCAAACTTCAGAGGAAGTTGCCGACATGCTGGCTACCCGTGCCGTTCCCTTTCTCTTTTACAGCGGGCAGCCATTGCCGGAGAACATTCGCGCGAAACATAACGCCGTGCAGGTGCTTACGAAACCGATCAATCACGATGCCCTCATCCGGGCCATCCTACGGTTTGCGTGTGGCTAA
- a CDS encoding DUF982 domain-containing protein, with protein MSGHERYRLVRSFDEVGEALTGAWPTDDGKEYIAGVRSCRDAIHGNIPAKMTRAALLLAAEEDRKLPSKDNAARSGRRAPHRLSLWPRPSGASSVSSQSSFNSALPARQIGSRQTDRTARRAGPHR; from the coding sequence ATGAGCGGTCACGAAAGGTACAGGCTTGTCCGCTCATTCGATGAGGTTGGCGAAGCTCTGACTGGCGCGTGGCCGACTGACGACGGCAAGGAATACATTGCGGGTGTACGATCATGCCGGGACGCCATCCATGGCAACATCCCAGCCAAGATGACGCGTGCAGCCCTCCTTCTTGCCGCGGAGGAAGATCGGAAGCTGCCATCGAAAGATAACGCCGCTCGGTCAGGCCGGCGGGCACCGCACCGGCTATCCCTATGGCCACGGCCTAGCGGGGCAAGTTCCGTTTCGTCGCAAAGCAGCTTTAACTCGGCCTTGCCGGCGAGGCAGATCGGCTCTCGGCAGACGGACAGGACCGCACGGAGGGCGGGACCGCACCGTTGA
- a CDS encoding DUF1236 domain-containing protein, translating to MNIKAVGIAACILSASASASAFAQSSTVIAAPPEKVITYVQKAPAPTERVVVKEKVVVGQPLPETVVVTPIPDDPTYAYAIINDERVIVEPSSRKVIQVIK from the coding sequence ATGAATATCAAAGCAGTAGGAATTGCCGCCTGCATCCTGTCGGCATCGGCCTCGGCATCTGCGTTTGCGCAGTCTTCGACAGTCATTGCGGCGCCGCCGGAGAAGGTGATCACCTACGTACAGAAGGCTCCCGCTCCGACCGAACGCGTCGTGGTGAAGGAGAAAGTGGTCGTCGGGCAGCCCCTGCCTGAAACCGTGGTCGTGACGCCAATTCCCGACGACCCGACATATGCATACGCGATCATCAACGATGAGCGTGTGATCGTCGAGCCTTCCTCGCGGAAGGTGATCCAGGTCATCAAGTGA